The proteins below come from a single Cylindrospermopsis raciborskii Cr2010 genomic window:
- a CDS encoding translocation/assembly module TamB domain-containing protein, with protein sequence MSKSSPPSFPQSPSQTLWWLFLTRGSIALGGSVLILLIGGMWWVRGFIHKDLVPLAQKGLTSTLNRPVQLGAVKEFSLTGVRFAASGIPPTPTDSDRIAIQAVDVSFNPWDLVVNRHLKLDVTLIDPDIYIEQDNQQRWITTTIAPPEEPGIIKTDLSKISIRNGRLVLVPNQRLETPGSDTSSSVPITLAKLYGRVQLLDNNQKFKFDLTGNNQSGGDISIAGDMETKPTLMGNVNVKTKDLYIADISRLIPADIKVRSGKINSDIKIQLTPEDPVLLYGNANLEGVNWQLGKIPQPFNNTQGNIKFQGSAIEIDNLVGNYGKIPVVAKGSIDQKRGFNLSGVVNAVSASQALETLKIKLPVPVGGVLKADLQFLGDISQPVLLGQVSNIKNAQIDRLDFEKVSGKFELTTRTPQIAFKEIQVVSSLGGELTGSGKINLGQIPEVSMNLSAKNLDGDALSRVYSQRNNADFQIGKLSATANISGKTSNLQTWVKWQAPQATYPLTGETVINPDNSIDFPNITVNINGNIVRAYGNYNRQKWQAIAQANNIRLANLESLLKTKLENNLDNINLTDAELNGKLIVSGTSDDLKITNIQPEQLNINIAGGRIGLSRVELNNNKFTAHLVSENLQVAKILRQSPPILNYPLGGKLTIVGDTENINLKTLNASGQAKVQIDNGRINLQEIRVSNGNYQAKIAIANVPIQKLASMPPELKGGLGGQLNIAGSLENLQPENIQINGVAGINIAGGKITASGIKISKGAYQAIVSGYGVKLNRINKQLSGEIGGKFQLAGILGSAKLADVRAAGEIEFNQIRGGINSPIVAGIYWSGQQLNIAQLKGNNFHAKGYILANAQQSGMPELGEVKISLQAQDYDFQQLPFPVPLKLRGKADFQGEITGKITTPNVVGRLGLKNLEVEKFSFEPLLDGNINLVQGQDLTLDLSGKTDRLAANLKTNDNRNNPSGRFLFKLQQMSVEGKLEGEKLAIEANNLPLEKLNFNLPDNPLIGKGSIAGLLTGNLQINYRNLASRGNIEIIKPQLARIKGDLFKTEFDYNNNNQRTTITNGEFVSGESRYLFDGSFQQTRQGPELQSKIRISQSKIQNLLTLAQIFELQDLGRGFRLPKYGVAADLKTNSPSKVNLSLGERIQKLDKVDEIIAAENKNRSDSQPIPDLKDIKGTFGGDIDVNLSARTGIALKFKLAGENFTWGRPTEPDRFYKVEKILAQGNLERGILSLQPLRIQEKNQLLSFTGNIGGATQSGKLTVNNLSTKILNRFVKLPVGIDGNINVDAAIAGSLANPQTRGELTITEAQLNQKPIESANASFSYTDGRLRFDSKILASGREPVEINGDIPYKLPFASVVPNSNIILNMKVKNEGLGLLNLFTDQVSFENGEGEVNLAIRGTQRKPIVKGIAALKNATFLVPNLVGKLTDVSGQADFDFDRVSVNNVQGLFSKGKIEVAGEIPIFTSKNIQINNPLSVKLEQLLLNIKGLYKGTANGNLVITGSALQPLIGGDIALSNGQVLLTESQTANSSQTEDAIDTPLYQNNLLPIPTKQVKPINQNNSGPVRFQNLQITLDQGMQIASPPVFNFLSRGKLNINGELNNLIPTGSIRLFRGGVNLFTTQFNLIRNYEHTATFREFKPRIPELDVKLFAKVLDGIKTTDLTREISTGLSKLETIRIEARVKGYADQLNDNLEMKSIPSRSQTEIITLLGGLGSEFADNQSRGDTTFGLINIAGSAVANYLQMGFNFIRDAIGLSELRVFPTVLSQKPQSNRTNSSFINSTLTNSTVELALEAGMDIFDKFSFSTIKIITTQDPLQWGFNYRLDDNLRLRGSSNFTDDTRGVVEFERRF encoded by the coding sequence ATGTCCAAATCTTCTCCTCCATCTTTCCCACAAAGCCCAAGTCAAACCCTATGGTGGCTGTTTTTGACTCGTGGTAGCATAGCCTTGGGTGGGTCTGTGCTAATTTTATTAATTGGTGGAATGTGGTGGGTGCGGGGTTTTATCCACAAGGACCTAGTACCCTTAGCACAAAAGGGACTAACCTCAACTTTAAACCGTCCTGTGCAACTAGGAGCAGTGAAAGAATTTTCTCTAACTGGAGTGCGGTTTGCTGCTTCTGGTATTCCCCCAACTCCCACAGATTCCGATAGAATAGCTATCCAAGCAGTAGATGTAAGTTTTAATCCGTGGGATTTGGTAGTTAACCGTCACCTAAAATTAGATGTTACTTTAATTGACCCAGATATTTATATTGAGCAGGATAATCAACAACGCTGGATTACCACCACTATTGCTCCTCCTGAAGAACCAGGAATTATTAAAACTGATTTAAGCAAGATAAGTATTCGCAACGGCAGATTAGTATTGGTACCAAATCAAAGATTGGAGACACCGGGGAGCGACACTAGTTCATCAGTTCCCATTACTCTTGCCAAACTGTATGGTAGGGTTCAGCTGTTAGATAACAATCAAAAATTTAAATTTGACCTAACTGGAAATAATCAAAGTGGTGGTGATATTTCTATAGCGGGAGATATGGAAACTAAACCAACACTTATGGGTAATGTAAATGTAAAAACTAAAGATTTATATATAGCCGATATTAGTCGTTTAATTCCAGCAGATATAAAAGTAAGATCGGGCAAGATTAATAGTGACATAAAAATCCAATTGACACCAGAAGATCCAGTTTTGTTATATGGCAATGCAAATTTAGAAGGGGTAAATTGGCAATTAGGAAAAATACCACAACCTTTTAATAATACCCAGGGGAATATCAAGTTTCAGGGATCGGCAATTGAGATAGATAATTTGGTGGGCAATTATGGCAAAATTCCTGTGGTGGCTAAAGGTTCAATTGACCAAAAACGGGGGTTTAATTTAAGTGGAGTTGTCAATGCTGTGAGCGCTTCCCAAGCTCTAGAAACATTAAAAATTAAGTTACCTGTTCCCGTGGGTGGTGTATTAAAAGCAGATTTACAATTTTTAGGTGATATTTCTCAACCCGTGCTTTTGGGTCAAGTAAGCAATATTAAAAATGCCCAAATTGATCGCCTGGATTTTGAGAAAGTCAGCGGCAAATTTGAACTAACTACCCGCACACCTCAGATAGCTTTCAAAGAGATTCAAGTGGTATCTAGTTTAGGTGGTGAACTGACTGGATCGGGAAAAATTAATCTGGGTCAAATACCGGAAGTAAGCATGAATTTAAGTGCCAAAAATCTAGACGGTGACGCCTTATCTCGAGTTTATAGTCAGAGGAATAATGCTGATTTTCAAATCGGTAAACTATCAGCCACCGCCAATATATCAGGAAAAACTAGCAATCTTCAGACCTGGGTAAAATGGCAAGCTCCACAAGCTACATACCCCCTAACTGGAGAAACAGTTATTAACCCCGATAACAGCATTGATTTTCCTAATATCACCGTCAATATCAATGGCAATATAGTCCGAGCTTATGGAAATTATAATCGTCAAAAGTGGCAGGCGATCGCCCAAGCAAACAATATTAGATTAGCAAATCTTGAAAGCCTATTGAAAACCAAACTAGAAAATAACCTAGACAATATTAATTTAACCGACGCAGAGCTTAATGGTAAGTTAATTGTGTCGGGAACTTCTGACGACTTAAAAATTACTAATATTCAACCAGAGCAGTTAAATATCAATATTGCGGGTGGTAGAATAGGGCTTTCTCGTGTAGAACTAAATAACAATAAATTTACTGCCCACCTGGTCAGCGAGAATCTGCAGGTTGCCAAAATACTTAGGCAATCCCCACCCATTCTTAATTATCCTTTAGGGGGTAAATTAACTATTGTTGGTGACACAGAAAATATAAATCTCAAAACCTTAAATGCTAGTGGACAAGCGAAAGTACAAATCGACAATGGTAGAATTAACCTCCAGGAAATCAGAGTTAGTAATGGCAATTATCAAGCTAAAATAGCAATTGCTAACGTGCCTATACAAAAATTAGCATCCATGCCACCCGAATTAAAGGGAGGATTAGGTGGTCAGTTAAATATTGCTGGATCTCTAGAAAATTTGCAACCAGAAAATATTCAAATAAATGGAGTAGCAGGAATAAATATTGCCGGGGGAAAAATTACCGCTTCTGGAATTAAAATTAGTAAAGGTGCTTACCAAGCCATAGTCAGCGGTTATGGTGTAAAATTAAATCGGATCAATAAACAACTGTCCGGTGAAATTGGTGGAAAATTCCAACTAGCTGGTATTCTAGGGTCAGCTAAATTGGCGGATGTGCGTGCAGCAGGTGAAATAGAATTTAATCAAATTAGGGGAGGGATTAACTCACCCATAGTAGCTGGCATATATTGGAGTGGTCAGCAATTAAATATTGCCCAACTCAAGGGTAATAACTTCCATGCTAAAGGTTATATTTTAGCCAATGCCCAACAATCGGGAATGCCAGAACTTGGCGAGGTGAAAATTAGTTTGCAAGCCCAAGATTATGATTTTCAACAATTGCCATTTCCCGTTCCCTTAAAACTAAGAGGAAAGGCAGATTTTCAAGGTGAAATTACCGGTAAAATTACCACTCCCAATGTGGTAGGTAGGCTAGGTTTAAAAAATTTAGAGGTAGAGAAATTTTCCTTTGAACCATTATTAGATGGCAACATTAACTTAGTTCAAGGTCAAGATTTAACTTTGGATTTATCTGGTAAAACAGATAGATTAGCTGCCAACTTAAAGACTAATGACAATAGGAATAATCCATCGGGTAGGTTTTTATTCAAGTTGCAACAAATGTCAGTTGAGGGAAAATTGGAGGGGGAGAAATTAGCTATTGAAGCTAACAACTTACCCCTGGAAAAGTTAAACTTTAATTTACCAGATAATCCACTTATAGGTAAGGGAAGTATAGCTGGCTTATTGACTGGAAACCTACAGATAAATTACAGGAATTTAGCAAGTAGGGGAAATATTGAGATCATTAAACCCCAACTAGCTAGAATTAAAGGAGACCTGTTTAAGACAGAATTCGATTATAACAATAATAATCAGAGAACTACTATTACAAATGGGGAATTTGTCAGTGGTGAAAGTCGCTATTTATTTGATGGTAGTTTCCAACAAACTCGTCAAGGACCGGAATTACAAAGTAAAATCAGGATCAGTCAAAGCAAAATCCAAAATTTACTCACCCTGGCACAAATCTTTGAACTTCAAGATTTGGGAAGAGGTTTTAGATTGCCAAAATATGGCGTAGCAGCTGATTTAAAAACCAACTCGCCCAGTAAAGTAAATCTATCTTTAGGAGAAAGAATACAAAAACTCGACAAGGTTGATGAAATTATTGCAGCAGAAAATAAAAATCGCTCCGATTCTCAACCTATTCCAGATTTGAAAGATATCAAAGGAACTTTTGGTGGTGATATTGATGTGAACCTAAGTGCAAGAACTGGAATAGCACTAAAATTTAAACTAGCAGGAGAAAACTTTACTTGGGGTAGACCAACCGAACCCGATCGCTTTTATAAAGTGGAAAAAATTCTGGCACAGGGCAATTTGGAGCGAGGGATTTTAAGTTTACAACCCCTGCGGATTCAAGAGAAAAACCAGCTCCTATCCTTTACTGGAAATATAGGTGGTGCAACACAGTCGGGAAAATTAACGGTTAACAATCTTTCCACAAAAATATTAAACAGATTTGTTAAATTGCCAGTGGGAATTGATGGTAATATTAATGTCGATGCTGCGATCGCTGGTAGTTTAGCTAATCCTCAAACTAGAGGAGAATTAACAATTACAGAAGCACAACTTAACCAAAAGCCTATAGAGTCGGCAAATGCAAGTTTTAGTTATACTGATGGCCGTTTAAGGTTCGACAGTAAAATTTTGGCATCTGGTAGGGAACCAGTTGAGATTAATGGGGATATTCCCTATAAACTACCATTTGCATCCGTAGTACCAAATAGCAACATTATCCTAAACATGAAGGTGAAAAATGAGGGTTTAGGACTGTTGAATTTGTTTACGGATCAAGTATCTTTTGAAAATGGTGAAGGTGAAGTAAATTTAGCCATTCGGGGAACTCAAAGAAAACCAATAGTTAAAGGTATTGCTGCTCTAAAAAACGCCACATTTCTAGTGCCAAACTTAGTGGGCAAACTTACGGATGTTTCCGGACAAGCGGACTTCGACTTTGATAGAGTATCGGTGAATAATGTCCAAGGACTATTTAGTAAGGGTAAAATAGAAGTTGCAGGAGAAATTCCCATTTTTACTAGTAAAAATATCCAAATCAATAACCCTTTGAGTGTCAAGCTGGAACAATTATTATTAAATATCAAGGGGTTATACAAAGGTACTGCTAATGGTAATTTAGTAATTACTGGATCTGCATTACAACCACTGATAGGTGGTGATATAGCATTATCAAATGGGCAAGTTTTACTCACAGAATCTCAAACTGCTAATTCATCCCAAACTGAGGATGCAATTGATACTCCACTCTATCAAAATAACCTATTACCTATTCCTACTAAACAGGTAAAACCTATCAATCAAAACAATAGTGGACCTGTCAGATTTCAAAACCTGCAAATTACCTTAGATCAGGGGATGCAAATAGCCAGTCCACCTGTATTCAATTTCCTTTCCAGAGGAAAGTTAAATATCAATGGTGAATTAAATAATCTCATCCCCACAGGAAGTATTAGATTATTTAGAGGAGGAGTAAATTTATTTACCACTCAATTTAATTTGATACGTAACTATGAGCACACCGCCACTTTTAGGGAGTTCAAACCCCGCATTCCTGAATTAGATGTGAAACTTTTTGCCAAGGTATTGGATGGGATCAAGACTACAGATCTAACCAGAGAGATTTCTACAGGATTATCCAAGTTAGAAACTATTCGGATAGAAGCACGGGTTAAGGGTTATGCAGATCAGTTGAATGATAATCTGGAAATGAAAAGTATTCCCTCCCGCTCCCAAACGGAAATTATTACTTTGCTCGGGGGATTAGGAAGTGAATTTGCTGATAACCAATCGCGTGGTGACACCACATTTGGTTTGATTAATATTGCTGGATCTGCTGTGGCAAATTATTTACAAATGGGGTTTAATTTTATTCGGGATGCTATTGGATTAAGCGAGTTACGGGTTTTTCCTACGGTTCTATCTCAGAAACCACAATCTAATAGAACTAATTCCAGTTTCATTAATTCAACTTTAACTAATTCAACGGTGGAATTGGCTTTGGAAGCTGGTATGGATATCTTTGACAAGTTTTCTTTCTCAACTATTAAAATTATTACTACTCAGGATCCTTTACAATGGGGTTTTAACTATAGACTAGACGATAATTTACGCCTTCGTGGGTCTAGTAATTTCACAGATGATACTCGTGGAGTAGTTGAGTTTGAAAGAAGATTTTAA
- a CDS encoding carbohydrate ABC transporter permease, whose protein sequence is MTNQLTFKTWNRIKQKLTPYFFLIPALFLLSLTVFVPALQAFYLSFTTYQDIGESPKFIGIDNFVRLWYDPVFWLTLVNTIVYLVGVVPILVILPLILAILVNQKLRGMSWFRTAYYTPVVISMVVAGIAWKWLYAENGLLNQLIKTLGIFPDGIPWLTSPDKILGIVPISLASVMVVTIWKGLGYYMVIYLAGLQSIPEDIYEAAAIDGSEGIRQHIDITIPLMRPYLALVAVISAISATKVFEEVYIMTGGGPINSSKTIVYYLYEQAFSNLQLTYACTIGLVLFLIILGLSYLQIGITRER, encoded by the coding sequence ATGACCAATCAACTAACATTCAAAACCTGGAATAGAATCAAACAAAAACTGACCCCCTACTTCTTTTTAATACCTGCTTTGTTTTTGCTAAGCTTAACCGTTTTTGTACCTGCACTGCAAGCTTTTTACCTGAGTTTTACCACCTATCAAGATATTGGGGAGTCCCCCAAATTTATAGGTATTGACAACTTTGTTCGGTTATGGTATGATCCTGTGTTCTGGCTAACCCTAGTTAATACTATTGTTTACCTGGTGGGAGTTGTACCAATTCTAGTTATTCTACCCTTAATTTTAGCAATTTTAGTGAATCAAAAATTACGGGGAATGAGTTGGTTTAGAACTGCTTATTACACACCCGTAGTAATTTCCATGGTAGTTGCTGGTATTGCTTGGAAATGGTTATATGCAGAAAATGGTTTATTAAATCAATTAATCAAAACCTTGGGTATCTTTCCCGATGGGATTCCCTGGTTAACCAGTCCAGATAAAATCTTAGGAATTGTGCCCATTTCCCTGGCCAGCGTTATGGTTGTGACTATTTGGAAGGGTTTGGGATATTACATGGTTATTTATCTAGCTGGTTTACAATCTATTCCCGAAGACATTTATGAAGCTGCTGCTATTGACGGTTCTGAAGGTATTCGTCAACATATAGACATTACTATTCCCCTAATGCGTCCCTATTTAGCTCTAGTAGCAGTTATTTCCGCTATTTCCGCTACTAAAGTTTTTGAAGAAGTTTACATTATGACTGGTGGTGGACCTATCAATAGCTCCAAAACAATTGTTTATTACTTATATGAGCAAGCATTTAGTAATCTACAGTTGACGTACGCTTGTACTATTGGTTTAGTCCTATTCCTGATCATTCTAGGGTTATCCTATTTACAGATAGGAATTACCCGAGAGCGTTAA
- the pyk gene encoding pyruvate kinase produces MSQLRDSLRRTKIVATIGPATSSPEMLKAIIEAGATTLRLNFSHGTHADHQRSIRLIRQTAFELNRPVAILQDLQGPKIRLGKFDNGFIMLSKGDRFTLTNRPVVGNEEISCVTYDYLAEEVPIGSKILLDDGRVEMVVEEINRDKGDLHCRVTVAGKLSNNKGVNFPGVYLSIKAMTDKDREDLMFGLDQGVDWVALSFVRNPQDIIEIKELISSTGKNVPVVAKIEKHEAIEQMEEVLSLCDGVMVARGDLGVELPAEDVPVLQKRLIATANRLGIPIITATQMLDSMVSNPRPTRAEVSDVANAILDGTDAVMLSNETAVGNYPVEAVATMARIAERIEQEQINTSSRLGTDDKRSIPNAISQAVGQIAENLGAAAIMTLTQTGATARNVSKYRPKTPILAITPHVNVARQLQMVWGVRPLLVLDLPSTGQTFQAAINVAQEKRLLSEGDLVVMTAGTLQGVSGSTDLIKVEVVTAILGQGIGLGQGSVSGRARVVRNGIDATNFSQGDILVASSTGAGCVEAIRKASGIITEEESLNSHAAVIGLRLGVPVIVGVKQATQVIKDGTILTLDMQRGLVYSGAVGTR; encoded by the coding sequence ATGTCGCAATTAAGAGATTCTCTGCGTCGCACCAAAATCGTTGCTACCATCGGACCTGCTACCAGCAGTCCAGAAATGCTAAAAGCGATTATTGAAGCTGGAGCAACCACTCTAAGATTAAATTTTTCCCATGGGACTCACGCTGATCATCAGCGTAGCATCCGTTTGATTAGACAAACTGCTTTTGAGTTAAACAGACCAGTAGCAATCTTGCAAGATTTACAAGGACCTAAAATTCGTCTAGGTAAATTTGATAATGGTTTTATCATGCTATCTAAAGGCGATCGCTTTACTCTAACAAATCGTCCAGTAGTGGGGAATGAAGAAATTAGCTGTGTCACCTATGATTATCTAGCAGAGGAAGTGCCAATTGGGTCAAAAATTCTCCTTGATGATGGTCGAGTAGAAATGGTGGTGGAAGAAATTAACCGTGACAAAGGAGATTTACATTGTCGAGTCACAGTTGCGGGTAAACTTTCTAACAACAAGGGGGTCAACTTTCCCGGAGTGTATTTGTCTATTAAAGCCATGACCGATAAGGATCGAGAGGATCTGATGTTTGGTTTAGACCAGGGAGTGGATTGGGTGGCTTTGTCCTTTGTGCGTAACCCCCAAGACATTATAGAAATCAAAGAGTTAATTTCCAGCACTGGTAAGAATGTGCCCGTAGTTGCCAAGATAGAGAAACACGAAGCCATAGAACAAATGGAAGAAGTTCTTTCCTTGTGTGATGGAGTAATGGTTGCTAGGGGTGATTTAGGGGTAGAACTACCTGCAGAAGATGTTCCCGTACTACAAAAGCGATTAATTGCCACGGCTAACCGTTTAGGCATTCCTATTATCACTGCTACTCAAATGTTAGATAGCATGGTCAGTAATCCTCGTCCAACTCGTGCTGAAGTGTCCGACGTTGCCAACGCGATTTTAGATGGTACAGATGCGGTAATGCTTTCCAATGAGACGGCGGTAGGTAACTATCCGGTAGAAGCAGTAGCTACTATGGCTAGAATAGCAGAGCGTATTGAACAGGAACAGATAAATACCAGTTCCCGTCTAGGAACAGATGATAAACGTTCTATTCCTAATGCTATTAGTCAAGCTGTGGGACAGATTGCTGAGAACTTAGGTGCAGCAGCAATCATGACCTTGACCCAAACGGGAGCAACTGCGCGTAATGTTTCTAAATACCGTCCTAAAACGCCCATTTTAGCTATCACACCTCATGTAAACGTAGCCAGACAATTACAAATGGTTTGGGGTGTTAGACCTTTACTCGTATTGGACTTACCTTCCACCGGTCAAACATTCCAAGCTGCCATTAACGTAGCTCAAGAAAAAAGGCTCTTGAGTGAGGGGGATTTAGTTGTAATGACTGCTGGTACATTGCAGGGAGTTTCTGGGTCTACAGACCTAATTAAAGTGGAAGTAGTCACAGCTATATTAGGTCAAGGAATTGGTTTAGGACAGGGTTCTGTTAGTGGTCGTGCAAGAGTGGTGCGCAATGGTATAGACGCGACCAATTTCAGCCAAGGAGATATTTTAGTAGCATCCAGCACCGGAGCAGGTTGTGTGGAAGCAATCCGTAAGGCTAGTGGTATTATTACGGAGGAGGAGAGTTTGAATAGTCATGCTGCTGTAATTGGATTGAGATTAGGAGTACCAGTAATAGTGGGTGTCAAGCAAGCGACCCAAGTAATAAAAGATGGGACAATTTTGACCTTAGATATGCAGCGGGGATTAGTCTATTCTGGTGCGGTGGGTACAAGGTGA
- a CDS encoding PD-(D/E)XK nuclease domain-containing protein gives MSQEVNLKNLPLGINTLDKLRGSDCVYVDKTHLALKLIKQPGAFFLSRPRRFGKSLFKDITISEAYSSICGYTETDLRESFGDHLEGVDWDALRHWYNGYNWTGSETVYNPYDILLFISEGMRFRNYWFETGSPSFLLKLFQKERYFLPNLEGMEVTEEILDSFDVEQINPVTLLFQSGYLTIKDTFTDINQIVFCLGIPNMEVKIALNNQFINAYTKLVNEKLGVQRLIHTQLSSGDVEGLVSTIKRLFASIPWRNFTNNDLADFEGYYTSVIYAFLSSLDARVIPEDITNHGQSDLTVMVEGHIYVMEIKVVEGNQVRDNAALDQILQRNYAEKYRGEPGKSVHEIGLIFSRSQRDLIQANWQ, from the coding sequence ATGAGCCAAGAAGTAAACCTAAAAAACTTGCCTTTGGGGATAAACACGCTGGACAAACTGCGTGGTAGTGACTGTGTCTATGTGGACAAAACGCATTTGGCATTAAAACTGATTAAACAACCTGGTGCGTTTTTTTTGTCACGACCAAGACGCTTTGGCAAAAGTCTATTCAAGGACATCACTATTAGCGAAGCTTACTCATCCATCTGTGGTTATACTGAAACCGATCTGCGAGAGTCCTTCGGTGACCACCTTGAGGGAGTAGATTGGGATGCACTGCGCCATTGGTACAATGGTTATAATTGGACAGGTTCAGAGACTGTTTATAACCCCTACGATATCCTCCTCTTCATTAGCGAAGGCATGAGATTTCGTAATTACTGGTTTGAAACGGGTAGTCCCAGCTTTTTACTCAAACTGTTCCAGAAGGAGCGGTATTTCCTACCTAATTTGGAGGGAATGGAGGTAACGGAGGAAATACTTGATTCCTTTGATGTGGAGCAGATTAACCCAGTGACCCTCCTGTTTCAGTCTGGTTATCTGACCATTAAGGACACATTTACAGATATCAACCAAATAGTGTTTTGCTTGGGTATACCCAATATGGAGGTGAAGATTGCCCTCAACAACCAGTTTATCAACGCCTATACCAAATTAGTAAACGAAAAATTAGGTGTACAAAGACTGATACATACCCAACTGAGTTCTGGAGATGTAGAAGGCTTAGTCAGCACCATCAAGCGATTATTTGCCTCCATTCCTTGGCGGAATTTCACTAATAACGACCTAGCGGATTTTGAAGGATATTATACTTCTGTGATTTACGCCTTCCTCAGTTCCTTGGATGCTCGAGTGATTCCAGAAGATATCACTAATCATGGTCAGTCGGACTTAACTGTTATGGTGGAGGGACACATTTATGTGATGGAAATCAAGGTGGTAGAGGGGAATCAAGTCCGGGATAATGCAGCACTTGACCAAATCCTCCAGCGAAACTATGCTGAAAAATACCGTGGGGAACCGGGAAAATCTGTCCATGAAATTGGTTTGATATTTAGTCGCAGCCAAAGGGATCTTATACAAGCGAACTGGCAATAA
- a CDS encoding ATP-binding protein — MMSQEVDVKNLPLGINTLDKMRGSNCVYVDKTSFALRLIKQPGAFFLSRPRRFGKSLFVDTLKEIFEGNEKLFEGLYIHDKWDWSRKFPVIKIDFADGVLKNREELDKRVLDLLRKNAERLGVSYESNDIPGKFGTLIGEAVAKYGTRAVVLVDEYDKPILDNIDNPNIAAEMREGLKNLYSVLKGQDANLQFVFMTGVTKFSKVSLFSGINQLTDITIDKQYSSICGYTETDLRESFGDHLEGVDFDQVRNWYNGYNWTGSETVYNPYDILLFIGKGQVFRNYWFETGSPSFLLKLFQKERYFLPNLEGIEVTEEILDSFDVEQINPVTLLFQSGYLTIKDTFTDINQIVFCLGIPNMEVKIALNNQFINAYTKLVNEKLGVQRLIHTQLSSGDVEGLVSTIKRLFASIPWRNFTNNDLADFEGYYASVIYAFLSSLDARVIPEDITNHGQSDLTVMVGGHIYVMEIKVVEGNQVRDNAALDQILQRNYAEKYRGEPGKSVHEIGLIFSRSQRNLIQADWH; from the coding sequence ATGATGAGCCAAGAAGTAGACGTAAAAAACTTGCCGTTAGGGATAAATACGCTAGACAAAATGCGTGGTAGTAACTGTGTCTATGTGGACAAAACGAGTTTCGCATTAAGATTAATTAAACAACCTGGAGCGTTCTTTCTGTCACGACCAAGACGCTTTGGCAAAAGTCTATTTGTGGATACTCTGAAGGAGATATTCGAGGGGAATGAAAAATTGTTTGAGGGACTCTATATTCATGACAAATGGGACTGGAGTCGTAAATTCCCAGTAATTAAGATTGATTTTGCGGATGGAGTATTAAAAAACCGGGAAGAGTTGGATAAACGTGTATTAGACCTTTTGCGCAAGAATGCGGAGCGCCTGGGAGTATCCTACGAGTCAAATGATATACCAGGGAAATTTGGAACCCTGATTGGGGAAGCAGTGGCTAAATATGGTACTAGAGCAGTAGTATTGGTAGATGAATACGACAAACCAATCCTCGATAATATAGATAACCCAAATATCGCCGCTGAAATGCGAGAGGGACTGAAAAACCTTTACTCAGTGTTGAAGGGTCAAGATGCCAACCTCCAGTTCGTGTTTATGACTGGAGTCACTAAGTTTTCTAAGGTCAGCCTATTTAGTGGAATTAATCAACTAACGGACATCACCATTGATAAACAATACTCATCCATCTGTGGTTATACTGAAACCGACCTGCGGGAGTCCTTCGGTGACCACCTTGAGGGAGTAGATTTTGACCAAGTGCGCAATTGGTACAATGGTTATAATTGGACAGGATCGGAGACTGTTTATAATCCCTATGACATCTTGCTGTTTATTGGAAAAGGCCAAGTTTTCCGTAACTACTGGTTTGAAACGGGTAGTCCCAGCTTTCTACTCAAACTGTTCCAGAAGGAGCGTTATTTCCTACCCAATTTGGAGGGAATCGAGGTAACGGAGGAAATACTTGATTCCTTTGATGTGGAGCAGATTAACCCAGTGACCCTCCTGTTTCAGTCTGGTTATCTGACCATTAAGGACACATTTACAGATATCAACCAAATAGTGTTTTGCTTGGGTATACCCAATATGGAGGTGAAGATTGCCCTCAACAACCAGTTTATCAACGCCTATACCAAATTAGTAAACGAAAAGTTAGGTGTACAAAGACTGATACATACCCAACTGAGTTCTGGAGATGTAGAAGGCTTAGTCAGCACCATCAAGCGATTATTTGCCTCCATTCCTTGGCGGAATTTCACTAATAATGACCTAGCGGATTTTGAAGGATATTATGCCTCTGTGATTTACGCCTTCTTGAGTTCCTTGGATGCTCGAGTGATTCCAGAAGATATCACTAATCATGGTCAGTCGGACTTAACTGTTATGGTGGGGGGACACATCTATGTGATGGAAATCAAGGTGGTAGAGGGGAATCAAGTCCGGGATAATGCAGCACTTGACCAAATCCTCCAGCGAAACTATGCTGAAAAATACCGTGGGGAACCGGGAAAATCTGTCCATGAAATTGGTTTGATATTTAGTCGCAGCCAACGGAATCTTATACAAGCGGACTGGCACTGA